The Caldisericota bacterium genome includes the window ATCACTAATATGGTTTTCTATTTCATTTTTATGCTGATTCAAATAATAAATCCCTGCAGTTTTTAATCCACTATAACTAAACTCATACGGAGAACCTTTAAAATTTAATCGAGGAAAACGGTAAAAATAAGGATCTCCTTTGCTACCAAGCCTTTCAATGGCAGGGCCTCCCGGGTAACTATATCCCAAAGCCCGCGCAAACTTATCAAGCGCCTCACCTACTGCATCATCTCTTGTTTTCCCTATCAATTGATACGAGAGATGTTTCTTCATCAAAACAAGTT containing:
- a CDS encoding tRNA (adenosine(37)-N6)-threonylcarbamoyltransferase complex transferase subunit TsaD, with amino-acid sequence LVLMKKHLSYQLIGKTRDDAVGEALDKFARALGYSYPGGPAIERLGSKGDPYFYRFPRLNFKGSPYEFSYSGLKTAGIYYLNQHKNEIENHISDIAASFEEALTDILVQRTLCAAKDFNVKAIGVVGGVSANKRLREKFVKKSPMDVYFPGPNLSTDNAAMIAMAGAMRYKAGQTSDLCLDAVSRLKLA